The following are encoded in a window of Blastocatellia bacterium genomic DNA:
- a CDS encoding TRAFs-binding domain-containing protein: MTLPLCFVLMPFGKKPDAMGNLIDFDAVYHQLIGPAIAQAGLDPLRADEEMTGGIIHKPMYERLILCEYAVADLTTANANVFYELGLRHAVRPWSTVLLFAEGGRLPFDVAPLRAMPYRLTAEGTPTDVEATMAALVSRLTEAHRAAQENPAIDSPVFQLIEGYPEIDHTKTDVFRDRARYSAETKAKLAEARPRGPEALRALAKDLGEIRNLESGVIIDLFLSYRDVKAWQDMVDLVNEMPRPLAATVMVQEQLAFALNRLGRSEEAERTLTDLLERRGPSTETLGLLGRVYKDRWEKAVKQEDKYRAPGELNKAIGAYLRGFEADWRDAYPGINAATLMEIKEPPDPRRDAIIPVVAYAVERRIASGKADYWDYATMLELAVLAKNEEKAVDALGAALASVRTPWEPETTARNLRLIRKAREARGEDVAWLLEIEQALEAQSKA; encoded by the coding sequence ATGACACTGCCGCTCTGCTTTGTCCTCATGCCTTTCGGCAAGAAGCCCGACGCCATGGGCAACCTGATCGACTTCGACGCGGTTTACCACCAGCTGATTGGTCCGGCCATCGCCCAGGCGGGGCTCGATCCGCTGCGCGCTGACGAGGAGATGACGGGCGGGATCATTCACAAGCCGATGTACGAGCGCCTGATCCTCTGCGAGTATGCCGTCGCAGACCTGACCACGGCGAACGCGAACGTCTTTTATGAGCTCGGCCTGCGCCATGCCGTCCGCCCCTGGAGCACTGTCTTGTTATTCGCCGAGGGGGGCCGACTGCCGTTCGACGTGGCGCCCCTGCGCGCGATGCCCTACCGCCTGACCGCCGAAGGCACGCCGACCGACGTCGAGGCCACAATGGCCGCGCTGGTTTCGCGGCTGACCGAGGCCCACAGGGCCGCGCAAGAGAATCCCGCTATCGATAGCCCGGTTTTTCAACTCATCGAAGGCTATCCCGAAATTGACCACACCAAAACCGATGTCTTCCGCGACCGCGCTCGCTACTCGGCGGAGACCAAGGCGAAGCTCGCCGAAGCCCGCCCGCGCGGGCCCGAAGCGCTGCGCGCCCTGGCAAAGGATCTCGGCGAAATCAGAAACCTCGAATCGGGAGTGATTATTGACCTGTTCCTCTCTTACCGTGACGTGAAAGCGTGGCAAGACATGGTGGACCTGGTGAATGAGATGCCGCGCCCGCTCGCTGCGACCGTCATGGTGCAGGAGCAGCTCGCCTTCGCGCTCAACCGGCTGGGGCGGAGCGAGGAGGCCGAGCGGACCCTCACCGATCTGCTCGAACGCCGCGGCCCCAGCACCGAAACTCTGGGGCTACTCGGACGCGTCTACAAAGATCGTTGGGAGAAGGCGGTCAAGCAAGAGGATAAGTATCGCGCGCCCGGCGAGCTGAACAAAGCTATTGGCGCCTACCTCCGCGGCTTCGAGGCCGACTGGCGCGATGCCTATCCCGGAATCAATGCGGCGACCTTGATGGAAATCAAGGAGCCGCCCGACCCTCGCCGCGACGCCATCATCCCTGTGGTGGCCTATGCCGTCGAGCGCCGCATCGCCTCTGGCAAGGCGGATTATTGGGACTACGCGACGATGCTCGAATTGGCCGTACTCGCGAAGAACGAGGAGAAGGCCGTTGACGCCCTGGGGGCCGCCCTCGCCTCCGTGCGCACGCCCTGGGAGCCGGAGACCACGGCGCGTAACCTGCGCCTCATCCGCAAAGCGCGAGAAGCCCGCGGCGAGGACGTGGCCTGGCTCTTGGAGATCGAGCAGGCATTAGAAGCCCAGAGTAAAGCCTAG
- a CDS encoding tetratricopeptide repeat-containing protein — MSAINPYRVTNRNPAKKEAAVIFAHGFTGGGVSTWDGFEPLLETDEQLGGHDFFFWTYPTELKLRYAITKYFWEDDPNIETIGKGLRTLLNTYANDYERIILVGHSMGGLVIQGFILEELVNRARTHLDRITEVILYGTPSGGLKKAGWGGFLKNQIADMDDLGPFIQKLRNGWTQLVDDQRSDPKRLAQFRLTLVAGMKDQFVPQESSLDPFPFDEHELAPGNHVEVVKPVVVGDFPFRILKKRLLRPGLTAVERALINGESEEAIREVRRVQAAAELADVDGLLDMATKRSGSQSPMPIADKVLGLALLDNEQYRQAADLLTQYVEFQMPDSGSRPFASDAQAIQQLAIALSGAGDIAGAVTRLKQLDPQVQDDPETQGILAGRFKRQWLKSRSATTLGWKVYDLYNRAYQSAKQAGDSDQAYYNGINAAYMSFALGGDEHKGLANEVLQICGELAKPGYWSEATRAEAHLLLGQYAEADKAYDSATRHDHQARHRSTTGQQALDIVRRQDNPPDSAVIVKRFRDIKPDYPAASNSDS; from the coding sequence ATGAGCGCAATCAATCCGTATCGGGTGACCAATCGCAACCCGGCTAAGAAAGAGGCTGCGGTCATCTTCGCCCACGGCTTCACCGGCGGGGGCGTCAGCACCTGGGATGGCTTCGAGCCCCTGTTGGAAACCGACGAACAGCTCGGCGGCCATGACTTTTTCTTCTGGACTTATCCCACCGAACTTAAGTTGAGGTATGCGATCACCAAGTATTTCTGGGAAGACGACCCCAACATTGAGACAATCGGCAAGGGCTTACGGACTCTCCTGAACACCTACGCAAACGACTACGAAAGAATTATTCTCGTCGGTCATAGCATGGGCGGGCTGGTCATCCAGGGCTTCATACTCGAAGAGCTTGTCAACCGTGCGCGTACCCACCTGGACCGGATCACCGAGGTCATCCTCTATGGCACGCCGAGCGGCGGATTGAAGAAGGCGGGGTGGGGCGGTTTCCTGAAGAACCAGATCGCGGATATGGACGACCTGGGGCCTTTCATCCAGAAGCTTCGGAACGGCTGGACTCAACTGGTGGATGACCAGCGGTCCGACCCGAAGCGGTTGGCGCAGTTCCGGCTCACCCTGGTCGCCGGGATGAAGGACCAGTTCGTGCCGCAGGAGAGCTCGCTTGACCCCTTCCCCTTCGATGAGCATGAGCTCGCTCCGGGGAATCACGTCGAAGTGGTCAAGCCCGTGGTCGTCGGAGATTTTCCCTTCCGGATTCTTAAGAAACGCCTGCTCCGGCCCGGCCTCACCGCCGTCGAGCGGGCGCTGATTAACGGCGAGAGCGAGGAGGCCATCAGGGAAGTCCGACGCGTGCAGGCGGCGGCGGAACTGGCGGACGTAGACGGCCTCCTTGATATGGCAACGAAGCGCTCAGGCAGCCAATCGCCCATGCCTATCGCCGATAAAGTGTTGGGGCTTGCGCTGCTCGACAACGAGCAGTACAGGCAGGCGGCAGACCTGCTCACACAGTATGTGGAATTCCAAATGCCCGACAGCGGATCGCGTCCCTTTGCCTCAGACGCGCAGGCTATCCAGCAACTCGCCATCGCCCTGTCGGGCGCCGGCGACATTGCCGGGGCGGTGACGCGGCTGAAGCAATTAGACCCGCAAGTGCAAGATGACCCCGAGACTCAAGGAATCCTCGCCGGGCGGTTCAAGCGGCAATGGCTGAAGAGCCGGAGCGCGACCACGCTCGGCTGGAAGGTTTATGACCTGTATAACCGGGCCTACCAATCCGCGAAGCAAGCGGGCGACTCCGATCAGGCGTACTACAACGGCATCAACGCCGCTTACATGAGCTTCGCGCTCGGCGGGGATGAACATAAGGGGCTGGCAAACGAAGTGCTACAGATATGTGGTGAGTTGGCGAAGCCCGGCTACTGGTCAGAGGCGACCAGGGCAGAAGCGCACCTGTTGCTCGGCCAGTACGCGGAGGCTGACAAGGCTTACGACAGCGCGACGCGCCACGACCATCAAGCCAGGCACAGGAGCACGACAGGGCAGCAGGCCCTCGACATCGTCAGGCGACAAGATAACCCGCCCGACTCTGCGGTCATCGTCAAGAGGTTTCGTGATATCAAACCGGACTATCCGGCGGCCAGCAATTCTGACAGCTAG
- a CDS encoding transglycosylase SLT domain-containing protein, producing MMFVLLAGAVIPVYGQGQPRTAASSDISQSIIDRAEEAFKRGEEAQQKGLPDIARRFFDQAVDTVLSSGVDLRTNAKLDTYYRQLLERIHKYEAQPNDRHELEDRPEVVEPSLLDELSDIKETDLAMTTPDGIKIFGKYDFEFAVAPPVFQFINFFVAGRGHSTMEVGLQRSGRYRQMVEKIFKEERVPQDLIWLAQAESVWKPNALSRAAAKGIWQFIPSTGTRYGLAQTAWIDERSQPEKATRAAARYLRWLHDHFAGDWLLAMAAYNSGENRVDSAVARCGYADFWELYKRNLLPNETRNYVPIILAITIISKNQKRYGFNVQPDPAMNFDTFELPAQTDLKVVADLIGVPYDSIQNLNPELRRGVSPPGAGYSIRLPKGTRKQFEVAYAELPEEQRVRKIQVPAEELAERYRPVYRTQMASYTVRRGDTMASVARRYGVSVKEIARMNRMSARGELRKGQTVRIPQTVKVTRDRHGRKVMVRAERGRHVRGREVRASRSRHGSRHTASRGRSSSHSSRGHRRR from the coding sequence ATGATGTTTGTTCTGCTCGCTGGAGCCGTCATACCGGTTTACGGGCAGGGTCAGCCGCGAACGGCTGCTTCATCAGACATCTCGCAATCGATCATTGATCGAGCCGAAGAAGCCTTTAAGCGCGGCGAAGAAGCGCAGCAGAAGGGCCTGCCCGACATCGCCCGCAGGTTTTTCGATCAGGCCGTAGACACCGTGCTCAGTTCCGGCGTCGACCTCAGGACGAACGCCAAACTCGATACCTATTACCGCCAGCTCCTCGAACGCATTCATAAATACGAAGCGCAGCCCAACGACCGCCACGAATTAGAAGACCGCCCGGAAGTCGTAGAGCCGTCTTTGCTTGACGAGCTGTCGGACATCAAAGAGACCGACCTGGCGATGACCACGCCGGATGGCATCAAGATTTTCGGCAAGTACGATTTTGAGTTTGCCGTCGCGCCGCCGGTCTTTCAGTTCATCAACTTCTTCGTCGCCGGGCGCGGCCATTCGACGATGGAAGTCGGCCTGCAACGCTCAGGGCGCTACCGGCAGATGGTCGAAAAGATTTTCAAAGAAGAGCGGGTGCCGCAAGATTTGATCTGGCTGGCGCAGGCCGAATCGGTCTGGAAGCCGAACGCGCTGTCGCGCGCCGCCGCCAAAGGCATCTGGCAATTCATTCCTTCGACCGGCACGCGCTATGGCCTGGCGCAGACCGCCTGGATAGACGAGCGCTCACAGCCTGAGAAAGCGACGCGCGCCGCGGCCCGCTACCTGCGCTGGCTGCACGACCACTTCGCCGGCGACTGGCTGCTGGCGATGGCGGCTTACAATTCGGGCGAAAACCGCGTTGATTCAGCGGTGGCGCGCTGCGGCTATGCCGACTTCTGGGAGCTGTACAAGCGCAACCTGTTGCCGAACGAGACCCGCAATTATGTGCCGATCATTCTGGCGATCACCATCATCAGCAAGAACCAGAAGCGCTATGGCTTCAACGTCCAGCCCGACCCGGCGATGAATTTTGACACCTTCGAGCTGCCGGCGCAGACCGACCTGAAGGTTGTCGCCGACCTGATCGGCGTGCCGTACGATTCGATTCAAAACCTGAATCCTGAATTGCGCCGTGGCGTTTCGCCGCCGGGCGCAGGGTATTCGATTCGCTTGCCGAAAGGCACCCGGAAACAGTTCGAGGTCGCCTACGCCGAGCTGCCCGAAGAGCAGCGGGTCCGCAAGATTCAGGTGCCCGCCGAAGAGTTGGCCGAACGCTACCGCCCGGTTTATCGCACGCAGATGGCGAGCTACACGGTGCGGCGCGGCGACACAATGGCTTCGGTGGCGCGGCGCTACGGCGTCTCTGTGAAAGAGATCGCGCGGATGAATCGCATGTCGGCGCGCGGCGAATTGCGCAAAGGACAGACGGTGCGCATCCCGCAGACCGTCAAGGTGACGCGTGACCGGCATGGCCGCAAGGTGATGGTGCGTGCCGAACGGGGTCGCCATGTCCGTGGCCGCGAAGTGCGCGCCAGCCGCTCGCGTCACGGCAGCCGCCACACCGCCTCGCGTGGCCGCTCGTCCTCGCATAGTTCGAGAGGCCACCGCCGCCGCTAA
- the lon gene encoding endopeptidase La: MSSILESEEVTIEQSEEQVKLPDSLPVLPLRDIVIFPYMIVPLFVQRERSIRAVDQALAENRMIMLVAQRDLEKEEPVGTDLYNHGTAAAIMRMLKMPDGRIRILVQGLSRARVARFDENQPALIAHIEPLTDSEPDADELELEALIRNVRASLERAITLGKNISSEVMAIVANLEDPGRLADVAASNLELKVSDAQSVLEKLNPADRLRRVNELLAREINVLLVQQEINTQAKGEIDRTQREFYLRQQLKAIQAELGEGNELAEEIQMYRDKMILAEMPEAVEEEVERQIKKLERMHPDAAEAATLRNYLDVMVSLPWSKASEENLDLKRAQIILDEDHYGLEKVKERIIEALAVRKLKDKVRGPILCLVGPPGVGKTSLGRSIARALNRKFQRLSLGGLHDEAEIRGHRRTYIGAMPGRIVQAIQQAGTNNPLIMLDEIDKVGADFRGDPSSALLEVLDPEQNFSFRDNYLGVPFDLSNVMFMTTANVLDTIQPALRDRMEVIRLAGYTEEEKTEIARRHIIPKQMEAHGITARHVKFSRVALKAIILQYTHESGLRQFEREIAQISRKVARRVAEGEDSQVRVTQENVQDFLGVPHVHPDEVLKKDQVGVSTGLAWTPAGGDVLFIEALTTTGKGALLLTGQLGDVMKESAQAAFSWSKARADDLGIDVDKFSKVDVHIHVPEGAIPKDGPSAGVTLATAMVSALSGRAVKRSVAMTGEITLRGNVLPVGGIKEKVLAARRARVNTIILPQQNRRDLEEIPKELLKEIEFQFVESIRQVLRIALV; this comes from the coding sequence ATGTCATCAATACTTGAAAGCGAAGAAGTCACAATTGAACAAAGCGAAGAGCAGGTGAAGCTGCCGGATTCACTTCCGGTGCTGCCTTTGCGCGATATCGTCATCTTCCCCTACATGATCGTGCCGCTGTTCGTGCAGCGCGAGCGCTCGATCCGCGCCGTGGATCAGGCGCTGGCCGAAAACCGCATGATCATGCTCGTCGCACAACGCGACCTTGAAAAAGAAGAACCGGTCGGCACGGACCTGTATAACCACGGCACGGCGGCGGCCATCATGCGGATGCTGAAGATGCCGGATGGCCGCATTCGCATCCTGGTGCAGGGCCTGTCGCGCGCCCGCGTCGCGCGCTTTGATGAGAATCAGCCGGCGCTCATCGCTCACATCGAGCCGCTCACAGACTCCGAGCCGGATGCCGACGAGCTGGAGCTTGAAGCGTTGATTCGCAATGTCCGCGCCTCGCTCGAACGCGCCATCACGCTCGGCAAGAACATCTCTTCCGAAGTCATGGCGATTGTCGCCAACCTCGAAGACCCTGGCCGCCTGGCGGACGTCGCCGCCTCGAACCTCGAACTGAAGGTTTCCGACGCGCAATCGGTTCTCGAAAAGCTCAACCCCGCCGACCGCCTGCGCCGCGTCAACGAGCTGCTTGCCCGCGAGATCAATGTCCTGCTCGTTCAACAGGAAATCAACACGCAGGCCAAGGGCGAGATTGATCGCACGCAGCGCGAGTTCTACTTGCGCCAGCAGCTTAAGGCGATTCAGGCCGAGCTAGGCGAAGGCAACGAGCTGGCCGAAGAGATTCAGATGTACCGCGACAAGATGATCCTCGCGGAGATGCCTGAAGCCGTCGAAGAAGAGGTCGAGCGCCAGATCAAGAAACTGGAGCGCATGCACCCGGACGCCGCGGAAGCGGCGACCCTGCGCAATTATCTCGACGTCATGGTGAGCCTGCCGTGGTCGAAGGCGTCAGAAGAAAACCTCGACCTGAAGCGCGCCCAGATCATTCTTGACGAAGACCACTATGGGCTCGAGAAGGTCAAAGAGCGGATCATTGAAGCGCTCGCCGTGCGCAAGCTCAAGGACAAAGTCCGCGGCCCGATCCTTTGCCTGGTTGGCCCGCCCGGCGTCGGCAAGACCAGCCTCGGCCGCTCAATCGCTCGCGCCTTGAATCGCAAGTTTCAACGCCTGTCGCTCGGCGGCCTGCACGACGAGGCCGAGATTCGCGGCCACCGGCGCACTTACATCGGCGCGATGCCCGGCCGCATCGTCCAGGCGATTCAGCAGGCCGGCACCAACAACCCTCTCATCATGCTCGACGAGATTGATAAGGTCGGCGCTGACTTTCGCGGCGACCCATCGTCGGCGTTGCTGGAAGTCCTCGACCCCGAGCAGAATTTTTCGTTCCGCGATAACTACCTTGGTGTGCCGTTCGATCTTTCGAATGTCATGTTCATGACGACGGCGAACGTGCTGGACACGATTCAGCCCGCGCTGCGCGACCGCATGGAAGTCATTCGACTGGCGGGCTACACAGAGGAAGAGAAGACCGAGATCGCCCGCCGCCACATCATCCCCAAGCAGATGGAAGCGCACGGCATCACTGCGCGTCACGTGAAGTTCAGCCGCGTCGCCTTGAAGGCCATCATTCTGCAATACACCCACGAATCGGGCTTGCGGCAGTTCGAGCGCGAGATCGCACAGATCAGCCGCAAAGTCGCTCGCCGGGTTGCCGAGGGCGAAGACTCGCAGGTTCGCGTCACCCAGGAAAATGTGCAGGACTTTCTTGGCGTGCCGCACGTTCACCCCGACGAGGTGCTGAAGAAGGACCAGGTCGGCGTGTCGACGGGGCTCGCCTGGACGCCTGCGGGCGGCGATGTGTTATTCATCGAGGCGTTGACGACAACCGGCAAAGGCGCGTTGCTGCTGACCGGCCAGTTGGGCGACGTCATGAAAGAGTCGGCGCAAGCGGCCTTCTCGTGGTCGAAAGCGCGCGCCGATGACCTGGGCATCGATGTGGATAAGTTCAGTAAGGTGGACGTTCACATCCACGTCCCGGAAGGCGCCATTCCCAAAGATGGCCCCTCGGCAGGCGTGACGCTTGCCACGGCGATGGTTTCGGCCCTTTCGGGTCGCGCCGTCAAACGCTCGGTCGCCATGACCGGCGAGATCACTTTGCGCGGCAATGTGCTGCCAGTCGGCGGCATCAAGGAGAAGGTGCTGGCCGCCCGCCGCGCTCGCGTCAATACGATCATCTTGCCGCAGCAGAATCGCCGCGACCTTGAAGAGATTCCCAAGGAGCTGCTTAAGGAAATCGAATTCCAGTTCGTCGAATCTATACGCCAGGTGCTACGCATCGCGCTGGTCTAG
- the nrdR gene encoding transcriptional regulator NrdR, with protein sequence MKCPFCAHLEDRVVDSRESREGDVIRRRRECLKCERRFTSYERIDEIPYMVVKKDGTREPFVREKVLAGVMKACEKRPIPMSKIEALVNGIEKYVQESRERERSTDKIGEMIMRRLKELDKVAYVRFASVYLDFKDVSEFMSELRSLVRKGSQR encoded by the coding sequence ATGAAATGTCCATTCTGCGCGCATCTGGAAGATCGGGTTGTGGATTCGCGTGAGAGCCGCGAGGGCGATGTCATCCGCCGCCGCCGTGAATGCTTGAAGTGCGAGCGCCGCTTCACGAGCTATGAGCGCATTGACGAAATCCCTTATATGGTCGTCAAGAAAGACGGCACCCGCGAGCCTTTCGTGCGCGAAAAAGTGCTGGCCGGGGTGATGAAGGCTTGCGAGAAGCGACCCATCCCGATGTCAAAAATCGAAGCGCTGGTTAATGGCATCGAAAAGTACGTTCAGGAATCACGCGAGCGCGAGCGCTCAACCGACAAGATCGGCGAGATGATCATGCGGCGGCTGAAGGAGCTGGACAAAGTGGCTTACGTGCGGTTTGCCTCGGTTTATCTCGATTTCAAGGACGTTTCCGAATTCATGAGCGAGCTGCGCTCGCTGGTGCGCAAGGGCAGCCAGCGGTAG
- a CDS encoding lysylphosphatidylglycerol synthase transmembrane domain-containing protein: MPPGYSPLRLVVSSLDELAGRLARQLYCISRRPTDKVSGRWKTIISLVVGALFVYLFARNLDFGEVWIKVRAANRVQLTLALALLVGTYFVRALRWKTLLKPMAQPPLSALFRATMIGFSALFLMGRAAEMIIRPATLSLKEKVRPSASYATVMIERVFDMVMVVFFFAINLVFFEYNENDHNADAMRMFGWIKITGALLLVAAIAGIYGLSVFRRKREGALMYLDKKLRRLPRKFATGLMSLFEHISEGLGVLHDARGLTITVSYTVLIWLMVAAAHLLVVRAFGIHYGQVPFTGAVFVMGLSMLGSVVPTPGGATGPFHIATAAALAFLGVDQDSAKSVAIILHPLIFAPATLFGIYYVAREGLSFGRLKHIAEETVEPPNANGEDTAAKKAAILSR; this comes from the coding sequence ATGCCCCCTGGCTACAGCCCCTTGCGGCTGGTCGTATCAAGCCTCGACGAATTGGCGGGCCGGCTGGCGCGCCAGCTCTATTGTATCTCACGGAGACCCACGGATAAAGTGAGCGGCAGGTGGAAAACGATCATCAGTCTGGTTGTGGGCGCGCTGTTTGTTTACCTGTTCGCCCGCAATCTTGACTTCGGCGAAGTCTGGATAAAGGTCCGGGCGGCGAACCGCGTGCAGCTCACATTGGCGCTCGCCCTGCTGGTGGGCACTTACTTCGTGCGCGCCTTGCGCTGGAAAACACTGCTCAAGCCGATGGCCCAGCCGCCGCTTAGCGCGCTTTTCCGGGCGACCATGATCGGTTTTTCGGCGCTTTTCCTGATGGGCCGGGCCGCGGAGATGATCATCCGCCCGGCGACGCTTTCGCTGAAGGAGAAGGTTCGACCCTCGGCAAGCTACGCCACCGTTATGATCGAGCGGGTCTTTGACATGGTGATGGTGGTCTTTTTCTTCGCCATCAACCTGGTCTTTTTTGAGTACAACGAGAATGATCACAACGCCGACGCCATGCGAATGTTCGGCTGGATCAAGATCACCGGCGCGTTGCTGTTGGTGGCGGCCATCGCCGGCATCTACGGCCTCTCGGTTTTCCGGCGAAAACGCGAAGGCGCGTTGATGTATCTCGATAAGAAGCTGCGGCGGCTGCCACGCAAGTTCGCCACCGGGTTGATGAGCCTGTTCGAGCACATCTCCGAAGGGCTGGGCGTCCTGCACGACGCGCGCGGGCTGACCATCACTGTCTCGTACACGGTGTTGATCTGGCTGATGGTGGCGGCGGCGCACCTGCTGGTGGTGCGCGCCTTCGGCATCCACTACGGCCAGGTGCCGTTTACGGGCGCGGTCTTTGTGATGGGACTTTCGATGCTTGGCTCGGTCGTGCCGACACCGGGCGGGGCGACGGGGCCTTTTCATATTGCGACGGCGGCGGCGCTGGCGTTTCTGGGAGTTGACCAGGATTCGGCGAAATCCGTGGCGATCATTCTTCACCCGCTGATCTTCGCGCCGGCGACACTGTTCGGAATTTACTACGTCGCCCGCGAGGGCCTATCGTTCGGGCGTTTGAAGCATATTGCCGAAGAAACGGTCGAGCCGCCCAACGCCAATGGCGAGGACACGGCGGCCAAGAAAGCGGCGATTCTAAGCCGCTGA
- a CDS encoding sigma-70 family RNA polymerase sigma factor, protein MTATDAELAQRCLQGDQHAWAEIVRQYSRRIYNLAYRFTSSHSAAEDLTQEVFIRVYRSLTQYDASLGDLSNWLMRLARNLIIDDYRKRQRTPTDSSDDLADHEYHLPSASDSPQRSLERQERRLQVLGAINKLSPDLRECVILRDIEELTYQEIVDLLRIPEGTVKSRINRGRIELAKVLRRMKVQPE, encoded by the coding sequence TTGACAGCAACCGATGCTGAATTGGCTCAGCGTTGTCTCCAGGGTGACCAGCATGCATGGGCCGAGATCGTGCGCCAGTATTCGCGGCGCATCTATAATCTCGCCTATCGCTTCACCTCGAGTCACAGCGCGGCGGAGGACTTGACACAGGAAGTCTTCATTCGTGTTTATCGCTCGCTGACGCAGTATGACGCCTCGCTCGGCGACCTGTCGAACTGGCTGATGCGGCTGGCGCGCAATCTGATTATTGACGATTATCGTAAACGCCAGAGGACGCCGACGGATTCGAGCGATGACCTGGCCGATCATGAGTATCATCTGCCTTCGGCCAGCGACAGCCCGCAGCGCTCGCTCGAACGGCAGGAGCGCCGGCTGCAAGTGCTCGGCGCGATCAACAAGTTGTCGCCGGACCTGCGAGAGTGCGTCATTCTGCGTGACATTGAAGAGTTGACGTACCAGGAGATCGTTGACCTGTTGCGAATACCGGAAGGCACGGTCAAGAGCCGTATCAACCGGGGCCGCATCGAGTTGGCAAAAGTCCTTCGTCGCATGAAGGTGCAGCCGGAATAA
- a CDS encoding zf-HC2 domain-containing protein, which yields MQCSQFEEQLSNYLDGQLAGSESARFGEHALQCRACRALMDEVRAAVSQCVGDDPVDVPMLLETSLLTIAQEHRVFDCAAFAEIITEFLDGYVPAATYHRFEEHAAGCGLCSDLLTEVVFAVAACHSVHIYEEVEMPAPLYDQLVAISEVGALARKPRFAMKASAWASRLLPRATTAPRWSVATAATIAAASFMFLLFGFSDDRTVTGIYRQAQNKMAQLYSRSTDIYAQKETLAARIERVGMGLDEIWDGLGGEKPGKESANHSKEAEKPLPPQKD from the coding sequence ATGCAGTGCAGTCAATTCGAGGAACAACTGAGTAATTACCTCGACGGTCAGCTGGCCGGCAGCGAGAGTGCGCGCTTCGGCGAGCATGCGTTGCAATGTCGCGCTTGCCGCGCTCTGATGGACGAGGTCAGGGCGGCGGTTAGCCAGTGCGTTGGTGATGATCCGGTTGACGTGCCGATGTTGCTTGAAACTTCGCTGCTGACGATTGCTCAGGAACACCGCGTCTTTGATTGCGCGGCATTCGCAGAGATCATCACCGAGTTTCTTGATGGCTACGTGCCGGCGGCGACCTATCACCGATTCGAAGAGCACGCCGCGGGTTGCGGCCTCTGCTCCGACCTGCTCACCGAAGTCGTTTTCGCGGTCGCCGCCTGCCATTCGGTGCATATCTACGAAGAAGTCGAAATGCCCGCGCCGCTTTATGATCAACTGGTGGCCATCAGCGAGGTCGGCGCGCTGGCCCGCAAGCCTCGCTTCGCCATGAAAGCCAGCGCCTGGGCATCGCGCCTATTGCCGCGCGCCACCACAGCGCCGCGCTGGTCCGTAGCGACCGCCGCGACGATTGCCGCCGCTTCGTTCATGTTCTTGCTGTTTGGCTTCTCCGACGACCGCACGGTGACTGGCATCTACCGTCAAGCGCAGAATAAGATGGCGCAGCTTTACAGTCGCAGCACCGACATCTATGCGCAGAAGGAGACGCTGGCGGCACGCATTGAGCGCGTCGGCATGGGATTGGACGAAATCTGGGATGGCCTCGGCGGTGAAAAGCCGGGCAAGGAATCGGCGAATCATTCGAAAGAAGCTGAGAAGCCGCTGCCGCCACAGAAAGACTGA